The Chloroflexota bacterium sequence GAGCTACAACTACTCGGGGATCAACAACTTCCCGCTGCAGGACATCTGCCAGATCGAGGACCAGGGCGGGCCGATCATGGACCGGACGCGGGAGCGGCTGACAAGCCAGGACACGCTGAACATCCACATCCGGCACCAGCTGATCAAGGCGGCCCGCGACCTGCAGGAAGGGCAGGAACCGGCGGCCCCCCACCGGCCGGAGTTGTTCAAGGTGCGAAGCGGCAACGTCTCGGCGCCAAAGGACAAGCCGATGATGGAGATCTTGCGAGAGGCGCTGAAGGACCTGGTCCCGACGACATAGAGTCAGGGACTATTCCTACTGGACACTCTTTAACACGGCACACAGATAGAGGCGGGGGGCGAGTATTGACGAAATACGGGAGCGTTTACTTGTCAGCCCGTCATATGCGAAGGCCGGAACTTCTGGTAGCTCGGGAGCGGTTGGAGGCGGCGGGCCTCAAGGTGACCTCCCGTTGGCTCGACGGCCTGGGCCAGTCCGGCAACATCGCGCAGATGTCACGGGAGGACATCGAGCAGTCCGACGTGTACATCCTGCTCGGCGACGAGCGGGGGGACAGCGGACACCGCCATGTGGAGTTCGGCATTGCCATGGCGTTAGGCAAACCAATCATTGTGGTGGCCCCTGAGGCGGAGAATATCTGGCAACGCCTGCCGGGGGTCACCGTCGTCCAGGGGTGGGAAGAGGCCTACATACTAGCAGGAGGGGGATTACAGTCATGAAACGGCGGATCATGCGCGCGTTCATAATCTTTGGGGCTCTGCTTATGCTGCTCTCGTTAGTGGCAGCTTGTGGTGGGGATGACGACGACAATGGCACGACGTCCACCACCACCGACTCGTCTTCCACGACGGCTGCAGCAGTCCCAACGACAGCCGCAGCGATGACGGACACCGGCAGCGCCGCCCCGGCGGCGGACGCCATGGAGTCGTTCCCATCTGCGGTTGCGGAAGGGCAGTACAAATTGGAGCCGGATGAGGGCATTCCTCAATACGGCGGTTATCTCCAGCTGAGCGCCGGCGAGGACCCGAGGTCCTTGAACTTCCTCGACAACGTCTCCGCCGGAACCGGAGGAGTGTTGCAGGGGGTCTACGACCGGCTGGTTATCTGGAAGTTCGAGGGTGGCGAGAGAACGTGGAAGGAGATCGCCCCCGGCATTGCCGACAGTTGGACAGTGAGCGACGACGGAACGCAGTGGACGTTCAAGCTGCGTGATGACGTCGTGTTCCACGACGGCACGCCGTTGACCTCCGCGGACGTCAAGGCCACCTACGACCACTACGTTGCGTCCGCCGCTGGCGAGATTGATTTCCGTCCGCCCGCTCGGTCGTACGTGGGTCCCTTCGTCGAGACCGTCGAAGCCCCGGACGATTACACCGTGGTGCTCAACCTGAACGCGCCGGCTGCGGTGTTGCTCCAAAACCTGTCTGCTGCATGGGCGAACATCGTCTCCAAGAAGGACATTGACGAGAACGGCTTGGAATGGTTCGTCACCAACTCCAACGGAACCGGCCCCTTCCAGTGGGTGCCTGATAAGTGGGAGCGCGGCGTCAGTTTCGAGCTTGAAAAGAATGAGAACTACTGGCAGGATGGGCTGCCCTACCTGGACGGCAAGCGGTACACCATCATTTCGTCTTCCTCGCTGCTCCGGGCGGCCTTTGAGACCCAGGCCATTGACGTGACCACCGCCGCTGGCGTCGGAAACGTCGACGAGATTCTTAGCAAGCTCGGCGACAAGGTCCGCGTCGTTGAGGGCCCCGGTGGTTCGCCCGCCTGGGTCATGTTGAACACGACCAAGCCGCCATTTGACGACGT is a genomic window containing:
- a CDS encoding ABC transporter substrate-binding protein, which gives rise to MKRRIMRAFIIFGALLMLLSLVAACGGDDDDNGTTSTTTDSSSTTAAAVPTTAAAMTDTGSAAPAADAMESFPSAVAEGQYKLEPDEGIPQYGGYLQLSAGEDPRSLNFLDNVSAGTGGVLQGVYDRLVIWKFEGGERTWKEIAPGIADSWTVSDDGTQWTFKLRDDVVFHDGTPLTSADVKATYDHYVASAAGEIDFRPPARSYVGPFVETVEAPDDYTVVLNLNAPAAVLLQNLSAAWANIVSKKDIDENGLEWFVTNSNGTGPFQWVPDKWERGVSFELEKNENYWQDGLPYLDGKRYTIISSSSLLRAAFETQAIDVTTAAGVGNVDEILSKLGDKVRVVEGPGGSPAWVMLNTTKPPFDDVRVRQAIYLLIDRDELASKMLQGAPGFIGTWFEPNTFSGGYGTSLDELRQSDPSYMTDKTQAIAQATQLFAAAGVDPRGIELTVISRGNSPTASTFLGGQVLSQQLSEVGFDVEFSAQESLAAVEALRSGEGWNATVYTSALPYPAPESMLNRYLSSTGQRNYSGLVDDTIDTLALSITSATSEEERRQNITALENYLREGKNAMFFVYFGGVQFLEQSYVHGRRFVSSWFAQYDERTWVDENSPTR